The Lycium barbarum isolate Lr01 chromosome 9, ASM1917538v2, whole genome shotgun sequence genome has a segment encoding these proteins:
- the LOC132612010 gene encoding uncharacterized protein LOC132612010 gives MQEVVKKEIIKWLDTGVVYPITDSKLVSPVQCVPKKRAKSDFDEKCRKAFDELKVRLMSAPIIVSPDFSQPFELICDTSDFFVGVVLGQRHNKIMHLVYYSSKMLNAALMNYTITKQERLAIIFAFTKFKAYLLGSKVKDRKGSENEVADHLSRLEEAGRQIEELDIGDVFPDKRVLAVSSEVAPWYADIANFLVTDLIPDEIKT, from the exons ATGCAAGAGGTGGTCAAGAAAGAGATTATCAAGTGGTTAGATACTGGAGTTGTTTATCCTATTACAGATAGTAAATTGGTGAGCCCGGTTCAATGTGTTCCGAAGAAGAGAG CTAAGTCTGATTTTGATGAGAAATGCCGCAAGGCGTTTGATGAGTTGAAGGTACGTCTTAtgtctgctcctattattgtttcaCCAGATTTTTCACAACCATTCGAGCTGATATGTGATACAAGTGATTTTTTTGTTGGTGTTGTGCTTGGTCAAAGACATAATAAGATCATGCACCTGGTTTACTACTCCAGCAAAATGCTTAATGCGGCGCTGATGAATTATACTATTACTAAGCAAGAGCGTCTTGCTATAATATTTGCGTTCACGAAATTCAAAGCCTATCTGTTGGGGTCCAAG GTGAAAGATCGCAAGGGTTCTGAAAATGAGGTTGCAGATCATCTCTcacggcttgaagaagctgggagacagATAGAGGAGCTTGATATAGGCGATGTATTCCCAGATAAGAGAGTTCTAGCAGTGTCATCTgaggtggcaccatggtatgcagatatcgccaactttTTGGTGACGGATCTTATTCCAGATGAAATCAAGACATAA